One genomic region from Leptospira tipperaryensis encodes:
- a CDS encoding carboxymuconolactone decarboxylase family protein: MPRLEPIDRPDTLLMKIVYWLSKRIYGKVLAVFNVLYVRSSPLLFVATKIISIEKKLSLAFETKFQIRSFISYQNKCEYCSNLAEYTAKKENIEFKKIKELMNFRNSKLFSNKEKALFEYLEEICFTRFVKDQTFNELKNHFTEKEIVEITWLSATEHYFNLLAEPLGMKSDELKI, translated from the coding sequence ATGCCCCGTTTAGAACCGATCGATCGTCCCGATACCTTGTTGATGAAAATTGTCTATTGGCTTTCAAAAAGAATCTATGGAAAAGTTTTGGCGGTGTTTAACGTTCTTTATGTTCGAAGTAGTCCTTTGCTTTTTGTCGCCACAAAAATCATTTCAATCGAGAAGAAACTTTCTCTGGCTTTCGAAACGAAATTTCAAATTCGCAGTTTTATTTCTTATCAAAATAAATGTGAATACTGTTCGAACCTCGCCGAATATACCGCAAAGAAAGAAAATATCGAATTTAAAAAAATCAAAGAACTAATGAATTTCAGGAATAGCAAATTATTTTCGAACAAAGAAAAGGCGCTCTTTGAATATTTGGAAGAGATTTGTTTTACGAGATTCGTAAAGGACCAAACATTTAACGAACTCAAAAATCATTTTACCGAAAAGGAAATCGTGGAGATCACTTGGCTTTCCGCAACCGAACACTATTTTAATTTGCTTGCGGAACCCCTCGGAATGAAATCGGACGAACTAAAGATATAA
- a CDS encoding DUF1272 domain-containing protein: MLELRPICENCEKPLPPESTEAVICSFECTFCVSCYEKFLSNICPNCGGNFVPRPIRPKTNWKGDNYLGKYPASKKIKFRPIDPVEHAAFAKKMSQIPPNER, encoded by the coding sequence ATGTTAGAATTGAGACCGATTTGTGAAAATTGCGAAAAGCCGCTGCCACCGGAATCAACCGAGGCGGTCATTTGTTCCTTCGAGTGTACGTTTTGCGTTTCTTGCTACGAGAAATTTCTTTCCAACATCTGTCCTAATTGCGGAGGGAACTTTGTTCCGCGTCCCATCCGTCCAAAGACTAACTGGAAAGGGGATAACTATCTCGGAAAATATCCGGCGAGTAAGAAAATAAAATTTCGGCCGATCGATCCCGTTGAGCACGCGGCCTTTGCAAAAAAAATGTCTCAGATACCTCCGAACGAAAGATAA
- a CDS encoding CaiB/BaiF CoA transferase family protein yields the protein MNKGPLSGVKVIDLSLLLPGPLCSMYLGDMGADVIKIENPRAMDATRVMFKKANGAPSLFLMLNRNKKAITLNLKKEKSKEILFKLLENADILLEGFRPDGLSKMGLGYEDLKERFPRLIYCGIYGYGTEGKYRDFAGHDVNYLSLSGVLSQTGKTPQIPGYQLADIGGGTMTALSSILAALYAREKTGKGQKIAISMMDSSLPFLSLYGGIFSATGKNPEGGNELLSGKLPNYNVYETKEGRWVALGALEDMFFKTFLRQSGLDKHLEEFPAEEKNFSKWKEILTSFFKSKTYSDLDPLFENQDSCLTPVKTLEEVSTDPVLKERGMILDKKHPQFGEYFQFGAPFPFSATPVTYRLDPPSHGEHNSEIYNSLGYSQDEIETMKKEKVI from the coding sequence ATGAACAAAGGTCCACTTTCGGGAGTAAAGGTTATCGACTTGAGCCTTCTTCTTCCCGGTCCTCTTTGCTCCATGTATTTGGGAGATATGGGCGCCGACGTAATCAAAATCGAAAATCCGAGAGCCATGGACGCGACCCGTGTTATGTTTAAAAAAGCTAACGGAGCTCCTTCTTTATTTTTGATGCTCAATCGAAATAAAAAAGCGATCACTCTCAATTTGAAAAAAGAGAAGTCGAAGGAAATCTTATTTAAATTATTAGAAAATGCTGATATACTCTTGGAAGGATTTCGTCCGGACGGTCTTTCCAAAATGGGCCTTGGTTACGAAGATCTCAAAGAACGTTTTCCAAGATTGATCTATTGTGGAATCTACGGATATGGAACGGAAGGGAAATACAGAGACTTTGCGGGACACGACGTAAATTATCTTTCTCTTTCGGGTGTTCTTTCTCAAACGGGGAAGACTCCGCAGATTCCGGGTTATCAACTCGCGGATATCGGAGGAGGAACGATGACGGCGCTTTCTTCCATTTTAGCCGCGCTCTATGCAAGAGAGAAGACGGGGAAAGGACAAAAGATTGCGATTTCTATGATGGATTCTTCTCTTCCTTTTCTTTCTCTCTATGGAGGAATTTTTTCGGCGACGGGGAAAAATCCGGAAGGGGGAAACGAACTCCTCTCAGGTAAATTACCAAATTATAATGTTTATGAGACCAAGGAAGGACGATGGGTCGCTCTCGGCGCGCTGGAAGATATGTTTTTTAAAACATTCTTACGTCAATCCGGTTTGGATAAACATCTGGAAGAATTCCCTGCGGAAGAGAAAAATTTTTCCAAGTGGAAAGAGATCCTGACTTCCTTCTTCAAATCCAAAACATATTCCGATCTCGATCCTCTTTTTGAAAATCAAGACTCTTGTTTGACTCCGGTAAAAACTTTGGAGGAAGTAAGCACGGATCCGGTCTTGAAAGAAAGAGGAATGATCTTGGATAAAAAACATCCTCAGTTCGGAGAATACTTTCAGTTCGGCGCTCCGTTTCCATTCTCCGCGACGCCGGTAACTTATCGTTTGGATCCTCCTTCTCATGGGGAACATAATTCTGAAATCTATAATTCTCTCGGCTATTCTCAAGACGAAATCGAAACGATGAAAAAGGAAAAAGTGATCTGA
- a CDS encoding helix-turn-helix domain-containing protein, producing MTDFSKSLLYLWDNKGLFTGRLPDIDLHTHAVHALCIGIDGEFEHSENGSKWIRCRSAMAPPGAPSAIRFSGTYSAILFYEPDSSEIQDFIYENSVPQKNKVSLHLKEEIKLLETIENLISIEDENQITERLEMIRVILNRKTETELRDQRLLQVIRMILSNPDENFSIEELSEKIGLSPSRLAHLFKEEVGIPIRFFRTWFRLKAAILFIKNGSSVTEAAVNAGFYDSSHFSNTFRKMFGFSPTDMFDPNRKIRWYIKNEEEFQKMLALRFV from the coding sequence ATGACCGATTTTTCCAAATCGTTACTTTATTTGTGGGACAATAAGGGTTTATTCACCGGAAGACTTCCGGATATCGACCTACATACGCACGCGGTTCATGCCCTTTGTATTGGAATCGACGGAGAATTTGAACACAGTGAAAACGGATCGAAATGGATTCGTTGTAGATCCGCGATGGCGCCGCCGGGAGCACCTTCTGCGATTCGATTTTCAGGAACCTATAGCGCCATTTTATTTTACGAACCGGATTCTTCCGAAATACAAGACTTCATCTACGAAAATTCGGTCCCGCAGAAAAACAAAGTGAGCCTTCATCTAAAAGAAGAAATAAAACTTTTGGAAACGATCGAAAACTTAATCTCAATAGAAGATGAGAATCAAATCACGGAACGACTCGAAATGATCCGAGTCATTCTCAATCGCAAAACGGAAACTGAACTACGGGATCAGAGACTGTTACAAGTGATCCGAATGATCCTGAGTAATCCCGATGAAAATTTTTCAATTGAAGAATTATCGGAAAAGATCGGCCTTTCCCCTTCTCGTTTAGCACATCTTTTTAAAGAAGAGGTCGGAATTCCCATCCGATTTTTCCGCACCTGGTTTCGTTTGAAAGCGGCGATCTTATTTATCAAAAACGGGTCTTCAGTGACCGAAGCTGCGGTCAATGCGGGATTCTATGATTCTTCCCATTTCTCCAACACATTTCGTAAGATGTTCGGTTTTTCACCGACTGACATGTTCGATCCGAATCGAAAGATACGGTGGTATATCAAGAACGAAGAAGAATTTCAAAAGATGTTAGCTTTGCGATTTGTATAA
- a CDS encoding alpha/beta fold hydrolase produces MLRKTFSFRGLDLSYIDTDPNSKTKETILLCHANGYSALTYKFYIEALSKTHRVLALDFSGHGESQSTLRFKNWYFFRDQILALIKLENLSNLIGVGHSLGGASLLLASYKVPERFKKVIANDPVVLDFMKVTYAWIFHNPMAKVAIKRRREFKDIDTVRKIYKRTPSFSRWDNVIYEDYLQSCFRIGSKGEALLRCVPELEAKIFDSISYLSLFQYGRIKTETHLTIPDPHEVCSPKGARRIIRGNKNSTLEIWPGSTHFFPFEEKEKTLQRIAGLI; encoded by the coding sequence ATGCTTAGAAAAACATTCTCCTTTCGAGGACTCGATCTTTCCTATATCGATACGGATCCTAATTCTAAAACAAAAGAAACGATTCTTCTCTGTCACGCGAACGGATACAGCGCCCTAACCTATAAATTTTATATCGAAGCCCTTTCAAAAACACATCGAGTTCTCGCACTCGACTTTTCAGGGCATGGAGAATCCCAATCGACCTTGCGGTTCAAGAATTGGTATTTTTTTAGAGATCAAATCCTGGCTCTTATCAAGCTGGAAAATCTTTCCAATCTTATAGGAGTCGGGCATTCTCTCGGAGGAGCAAGTTTGCTTTTAGCATCTTACAAGGTTCCGGAAAGATTTAAAAAGGTGATCGCAAACGATCCAGTCGTATTAGATTTTATGAAAGTAACTTACGCTTGGATTTTTCACAATCCGATGGCGAAAGTCGCGATCAAAAGAAGAAGGGAATTCAAAGACATAGATACGGTCCGTAAAATTTACAAGAGAACTCCTTCTTTTTCTCGATGGGACAACGTGATCTACGAAGATTACCTACAAAGTTGTTTTCGTATCGGATCCAAAGGAGAGGCCCTTCTCCGCTGCGTCCCTGAATTGGAAGCGAAGATCTTTGATTCGATCAGCTATCTAAGTCTTTTTCAGTATGGAAGAATCAAAACAGAAACTCATCTTACGATTCCGGATCCTCACGAAGTCTGTTCACCGAAAGGCGCGAGAAGAATCATTCGTGGAAATAAAAATTCCACTCTGGAGATCTGGCCCGGAAGCACCCATTTTTTTCCGTTTGAGGAGAAAGAAAAAACCCTGCAACGAATTGCAGGGTTGATTTAG
- a CDS encoding sigma-70 family RNA polymerase sigma factor, translating into MDRLGQFLEHKSLVFGIAYRMTGSVSDAEDIVQESFLRWERSVTENIRSPKAFLSTIATRLSLDTLRKVKNKRETYIGPWLPEPIPTGPETEEPDPETLDLAFLHLLEKLNPIERAVFILRESFDLDYKVISEAVGKTQENCRQTLKRAKDALKSGKKKFSPDKETRRKLLHSFLLASSKGEPELLLPFLKEEIVLWSDGGGKVHAARIPLFGKERIASFLIRTAKNPIFSNTELFFTETNGSESIIVYHKDKPVYLRSFLMDENGISYIYTMLNDDKFSAYKNKTNLIERGILIPLEFFLLFPKSASTNRQPPVWTKPLLKLVHWAITRKK; encoded by the coding sequence TTGGACAGACTCGGACAATTTTTAGAACACAAGTCTCTCGTCTTCGGGATCGCCTACAGAATGACCGGAAGCGTGAGCGACGCCGAGGATATCGTTCAGGAATCCTTTCTTCGCTGGGAAAGATCCGTCACCGAAAACATTCGATCTCCTAAGGCTTTTCTCTCCACGATCGCGACCAGACTTTCTTTAGATACTCTTCGAAAAGTGAAGAACAAAAGAGAAACCTATATCGGCCCCTGGCTTCCGGAACCGATTCCCACAGGCCCCGAGACGGAAGAACCCGATCCGGAAACCTTGGATCTCGCCTTTCTTCATCTATTAGAAAAATTGAATCCGATTGAAAGAGCCGTGTTTATTTTAAGAGAATCCTTCGATCTGGATTACAAAGTTATTTCCGAAGCCGTTGGAAAAACCCAGGAGAATTGCAGACAAACCCTCAAACGTGCAAAAGACGCCCTCAAATCCGGAAAGAAAAAGTTTTCTCCCGATAAGGAAACGCGAAGAAAGTTACTCCACAGTTTCCTACTTGCCTCTTCCAAAGGAGAACCGGAACTCTTACTTCCTTTTTTAAAAGAGGAAATCGTTCTCTGGTCCGACGGAGGAGGAAAGGTTCACGCGGCGAGAATTCCTCTTTTTGGAAAAGAAAGGATCGCTTCCTTTCTCATCCGAACCGCAAAGAATCCGATCTTCTCCAATACGGAATTATTTTTCACAGAGACGAACGGTTCGGAAAGTATTATCGTATATCATAAAGACAAACCGGTTTATCTCAGAAGTTTTTTGATGGATGAGAACGGAATCTCTTATATCTACACGATGTTGAACGACGATAAATTCTCGGCTTACAAAAACAAAACGAACTTGATCGAAAGAGGAATTCTTATCCCTCTCGAGTTCTTTCTTCTATTTCCAAAGTCGGCTTCCACAAATCGTCAGCCTCCAGTCTGGACCAAACCCCTTCTGAAATTAGTCCACTGGGCGATCACTCGAAAAAAGTAA
- a CDS encoding RNA polymerase sigma factor: protein MSESLNNVEYLYKSYYNKLKFFFLKSGITTETAEELCQETFIKVYNNREKFDPNKGSENTWVYAIARNELTDLFRRNNKEKNIIEYSSWENLVSSYDSSTYKREEERILMEKLTKSIHLLKEPEKSIVILHCIHGKSIAETSLQTGIAQRTVSRRLVSALSLLKEELKSLGIDKSWLEGAQG, encoded by the coding sequence ATGAGTGAAAGTTTAAACAACGTAGAATACCTTTATAAGAGTTATTACAATAAACTCAAGTTTTTCTTTCTTAAGTCTGGTATAACAACAGAGACAGCGGAAGAACTTTGCCAAGAAACTTTTATAAAGGTTTATAATAATCGAGAAAAGTTTGATCCGAATAAAGGATCCGAAAACACATGGGTCTATGCGATTGCTAGGAACGAATTGACCGATCTTTTTAGAAGAAATAATAAAGAGAAGAATATCATCGAATATTCATCTTGGGAAAATTTAGTTTCTTCTTATGATTCTTCAACATACAAACGAGAGGAAGAAAGAATTCTAATGGAGAAGCTGACAAAATCGATTCATTTGCTGAAAGAGCCCGAGAAGTCGATTGTTATTCTTCATTGTATTCACGGTAAATCAATCGCGGAAACGTCGCTTCAAACCGGAATCGCACAAAGAACGGTCAGTAGAAGATTAGTATCAGCGTTATCCTTACTGAAAGAAGAATTAAAATCATTAGGAATTGATAAAAGCTGGTTGGAAGGAGCGCAAGGATGA
- the srp gene encoding sigma factor SigX-regulated lipoprotein has translation MNRIKFVLVIVTLVGMVGCGQGNKDNNKEIAALAVLIQTGAEQKTHDQVRKLFSALYPVPADASNSSARSLADVDPSYNPFAVAVAQACQLGGTQSIDGTITGSGGVTDADNLIWTYDNCKENTAGAAVDANGIAIPVAFIYNGTLIRSLHWKTIQTISGNNLKNVISGTDRIQSSNYFVNDEKFPTFDITFTRMESEYNQTEYSPGKFKGVLKENVNVSGTMDGKTVNTTFHYTIYFGGK, from the coding sequence ATGAATCGTATCAAATTCGTTTTGGTAATTGTAACGCTCGTAGGAATGGTTGGCTGCGGACAAGGGAATAAGGATAATAATAAGGAAATTGCTGCTCTTGCGGTTTTAATACAAACAGGTGCGGAACAAAAGACGCACGATCAAGTGAGAAAATTGTTTTCAGCTTTATATCCCGTTCCGGCTGACGCTTCGAATTCTTCTGCGAGAAGTCTTGCGGACGTAGATCCTTCTTACAATCCATTTGCCGTCGCGGTGGCTCAGGCTTGCCAGTTGGGGGGGACACAATCAATCGATGGAACTATTACTGGTTCTGGTGGTGTTACGGATGCTGACAATCTAATATGGACTTATGATAATTGCAAAGAAAACACCGCAGGCGCAGCTGTCGACGCCAATGGAATTGCTATTCCAGTAGCCTTCATATATAACGGAACTTTAATTCGTTCTTTACATTGGAAAACGATTCAAACGATTTCCGGTAACAATCTAAAAAATGTAATTTCTGGAACTGATCGAATTCAATCTTCAAATTATTTTGTGAACGACGAGAAATTTCCGACTTTTGATATCACCTTTACCAGAATGGAATCGGAATACAACCAGACTGAATATTCTCCCGGAAAATTCAAAGGTGTTCTTAAGGAAAACGTCAACGTAAGTGGAACAATGGACGGAAAAACTGTGAATACAACTTTTCATTATACGATCTATTTTGGCGGAAAGTGA
- the rsx gene encoding LIMLP_03685 family anti-sigma factor, with amino-acid sequence MKEDPKQSLLRALDPKTSKEEFAELMKDPILQREYFEIIRMKSLLSSLKPEDFTVAPKSFVIPWKRTGAFFLAAASILIVFGIFYFYKITNDSYKVAGNLKVSHGVCEQNESSDHWIGYQTKENSYCDLILEGMGTFSIRIFPNTRFITETSPNNLRINIQEGSILLSSVHKKEGIVVEANSPHIRSILLGTSLFITANKDKERIFLIEGSIQVEALGATEETKSILVKSGSIAETADWNETSKPDELRIQINSISAKEESILQTQFDSMKQIRESKDFIGYKTEDIKSIETVHEREKWSNRPYVQIMLKNGTVQEGYLIEIGDFYSIQTIDSGLIRMPKTSISEISTLRK; translated from the coding sequence ATGAAAGAAGATCCCAAACAAAGTCTACTTCGCGCCCTGGATCCAAAAACTTCAAAAGAAGAATTTGCCGAACTCATGAAAGACCCGATATTACAAAGAGAATACTTTGAAATCATTCGAATGAAATCTCTATTGAGTTCTCTCAAACCGGAAGATTTTACGGTCGCACCCAAATCTTTCGTCATTCCCTGGAAACGGACGGGAGCTTTTTTCTTGGCGGCGGCCTCTATTCTTATCGTTTTTGGAATATTCTATTTTTATAAAATAACAAACGATTCTTACAAAGTCGCGGGAAATCTAAAGGTTTCTCACGGAGTTTGCGAGCAAAACGAATCTTCCGATCACTGGATCGGATATCAAACCAAAGAAAATTCTTATTGTGACTTGATCTTAGAAGGAATGGGGACTTTTTCGATTCGTATCTTTCCGAATACTCGATTTATTACGGAAACGAGTCCTAACAATTTAAGAATCAATATCCAAGAAGGTTCGATCCTACTTTCTTCCGTTCACAAAAAAGAAGGGATCGTCGTCGAGGCAAACAGTCCTCACATACGTTCGATTCTACTTGGCACGTCCTTGTTTATCACCGCCAATAAGGATAAGGAAAGAATTTTTTTAATCGAAGGCTCGATTCAAGTCGAAGCGTTAGGCGCCACCGAGGAGACAAAATCCATTTTGGTCAAAAGCGGTTCCATAGCCGAAACCGCCGACTGGAACGAAACCTCGAAACCGGATGAACTACGGATTCAAATCAATTCGATCTCCGCAAAGGAAGAATCGATTTTGCAAACTCAGTTTGATTCGATGAAACAAATCCGGGAAAGTAAGGATTTTATCGGATACAAAACGGAAGACATAAAATCTATCGAGACCGTTCATGAAAGAGAAAAATGGTCCAACCGTCCCTACGTTCAAATCATGTTGAAGAATGGAACCGTTCAAGAAGGATACTTAATCGAAATCGGCGACTTCTACTCGATCCAAACGATCGATTCCGGTTTGATCCGAATGCCAAAAACTTCGATCTCGGAAATTTCAACTCTGAGAAAATAA
- a CDS encoding alpha/beta fold hydrolase: MQTTATQEPLIQEEKPSGVFQSKQGSIAYWIQGKGETLILLHSAGPGHDHRDFDAIVPKLSESFRVISVDWPGHGKSGFPNPVDSASAVSYADVLPELVEQLAPKGAVLIGNSLGGYASMRLALDKPNLVKGLILVDTGGMNDPDFKTKIFVKLMSTLWFTGATWNAFPNYYIKIENPYTKSILTRIQERKQVEGSKNVRAAIWKSFSDEKHDLREKVARITAPTLIVWGEMDPVIVPELGERLHDKIKGSQLVFLKTGHVPFAEDPKGFLEVAIPFLKSIR, translated from the coding sequence ATGCAAACTACCGCAACACAAGAACCGTTGATTCAGGAAGAAAAACCTTCCGGCGTATTTCAGAGCAAACAAGGATCGATCGCTTATTGGATCCAAGGAAAGGGAGAAACCCTGATTCTTCTTCATTCCGCGGGGCCTGGACACGATCACAGAGACTTTGACGCGATCGTCCCCAAGTTATCCGAATCGTTTCGTGTGATCAGCGTGGATTGGCCGGGGCATGGAAAATCGGGTTTTCCGAATCCTGTCGATTCCGCTTCCGCGGTTTCTTACGCCGACGTCCTTCCGGAACTCGTAGAACAACTCGCACCGAAAGGGGCCGTTTTGATCGGAAACTCTCTCGGAGGTTACGCTTCCATGAGACTTGCATTAGATAAACCTAATTTAGTAAAAGGTTTAATTCTTGTGGATACAGGAGGGATGAACGATCCGGACTTTAAGACAAAAATTTTCGTAAAACTCATGAGTACTCTTTGGTTTACCGGAGCTACTTGGAATGCGTTTCCAAACTACTACATCAAGATCGAAAACCCTTATACAAAATCGATTCTTACAAGAATTCAGGAACGAAAACAAGTGGAAGGCTCCAAGAACGTAAGGGCGGCCATCTGGAAAAGTTTTTCCGACGAAAAACACGATCTCAGAGAAAAGGTAGCTCGGATCACGGCGCCCACTCTAATCGTCTGGGGCGAAATGGATCCTGTGATTGTTCCGGAACTTGGAGAAAGGCTTCACGACAAAATCAAAGGTTCGCAGCTTGTCTTTTTAAAAACGGGGCACGTTCCCTTTGCGGAAGATCCAAAGGGATTTTTGGAAGTCGCGATTCCGTTTCTCAAATCGATTCGTTGA
- a CDS encoding acyl-CoA dehydrogenase family protein, with protein MYQEYTEQQLEIRDQIRNFVKKEITHEVAIHWDEENKHPEELINRMRRELGVNGLTIPEEYGGWGLGSVEQCLVTEELSRGCLGISLCFGYTGLGILPILKGASHEQKKKWLPPVVDGELGVSFCLSEPGAGSDVPGMSTTAVKKGDKWVINGTKQWITGGGSAGAYTVFAYTDKGRGTRGVSCFYVKRDTPGLTVGKKEDKLGIRASDTRQIIFEDCAVEEANMIGKENLGFIYALQTLNASRPYVAAMGVGVAQAAIDYASKYARQREQFGSKISSFQAVQHMLADMSIGLETSRQVTYLAARMSDAEDPRLPKYSAIAKAHASETAMKCALDAVQIFGGYGYTKEYPVEKLMRDAKILCIFEGTTQIQKNEIAAYVIREAASAK; from the coding sequence ATGTACCAGGAATATACCGAACAGCAGCTTGAAATCAGAGACCAGATCCGCAATTTCGTGAAAAAGGAAATCACTCACGAAGTGGCAATTCACTGGGACGAAGAAAATAAACATCCCGAAGAACTCATCAATCGTATGAGAAGAGAATTGGGAGTCAACGGTCTCACGATCCCTGAAGAATACGGTGGTTGGGGACTCGGTTCCGTAGAGCAGTGTCTCGTTACGGAAGAACTTTCCAGAGGATGCTTAGGTATCTCTCTTTGTTTCGGATATACCGGTCTTGGTATCCTTCCTATTCTTAAAGGCGCTTCTCACGAACAAAAGAAAAAATGGCTTCCTCCTGTTGTTGATGGAGAATTGGGTGTTTCCTTCTGCCTCTCCGAGCCTGGAGCCGGATCAGACGTTCCCGGTATGAGCACAACCGCCGTTAAAAAAGGCGACAAGTGGGTCATCAACGGAACCAAACAGTGGATCACCGGTGGTGGTAGCGCTGGAGCTTATACAGTATTTGCATATACCGATAAAGGAAGAGGAACCAGAGGAGTTAGCTGTTTCTACGTTAAAAGAGACACTCCCGGTTTGACCGTCGGTAAGAAAGAAGACAAACTCGGAATCCGCGCTTCCGATACTCGTCAGATCATCTTTGAAGATTGTGCCGTTGAAGAAGCGAACATGATCGGAAAAGAAAACTTAGGTTTTATTTACGCACTTCAAACTCTGAATGCTTCCCGTCCTTACGTTGCGGCGATGGGTGTCGGTGTGGCTCAAGCGGCTATCGACTACGCTTCTAAATACGCAAGACAAAGAGAGCAGTTCGGTTCTAAGATCTCCAGCTTTCAAGCGGTTCAACACATGCTCGCCGATATGTCTATCGGTCTTGAAACTTCTCGCCAAGTTACTTATCTTGCAGCAAGAATGTCTGACGCAGAAGATCCAAGACTTCCAAAGTATTCCGCAATTGCAAAAGCTCACGCTTCTGAAACTGCGATGAAATGCGCTCTGGACGCGGTTCAAATTTTCGGCGGATACGGTTACACGAAAGAATATCCCGTTGAAAAACTGATGAGAGACGCGAAGATCCTTTGTATTTTCGAAGGAACTACTCAGATTCAGAAAAACGAGATTGCGGCTTACGTGATCCGTGAGGCTGCTTCCGCGAAGTAA
- a CDS encoding Crp/Fnr family transcriptional regulator, giving the protein MSPIPKEVWSQAGITYSFRELSYGDFLIKQGKIPTEYAFVFSGVLREYYLTPDGDEYIKSFNFPGEFTGSYFDLLSKQPSTCNIRAITDCKLAVANFEDLNSLFETHIAWERLGRKVAENLFLKKARREYELLALDAEARYNLLKETHPNIEEIVPQYHIASYLGITPVSLSRIRSKTNKLKKEKKD; this is encoded by the coding sequence ATGTCTCCGATTCCAAAAGAAGTCTGGTCTCAGGCGGGAATCACCTATTCGTTTCGAGAACTTTCTTACGGAGACTTTCTCATCAAACAAGGAAAAATCCCGACCGAATACGCTTTTGTATTCTCCGGCGTTTTGAGAGAATACTATCTCACGCCGGACGGGGACGAGTACATCAAGAGTTTCAATTTTCCTGGAGAATTTACCGGTTCCTATTTTGATCTTCTTTCAAAACAACCTTCGACGTGTAATATACGAGCGATCACCGATTGCAAACTTGCAGTCGCCAACTTTGAAGATTTGAATTCTCTCTTTGAAACTCATATCGCTTGGGAACGTCTTGGAAGAAAAGTCGCCGAAAATCTTTTTCTAAAAAAGGCAAGAAGAGAATACGAACTTCTCGCGTTGGACGCGGAGGCGAGATACAACTTGTTGAAAGAAACTCATCCGAACATAGAAGAGATCGTTCCACAGTATCATATCGCTTCTTATCTTGGAATCACTCCGGTTTCTCTGAGTAGAATCCGTTCCAAAACAAATAAGTTGAAAAAAGAAAAAAAAGACTAA
- a CDS encoding cation transporter gives MQIQVLLVFIIALAFNALANILIKASSLGDEASKPEGIQGILQVIFNPIFIGGLASFGLALLGYRFVLGKGLKLSLAYPVFTSAGFIIVLIVSSFAFKERLTWTQWAGIVLILAGVWLCAANMFEAKS, from the coding sequence ATGCAGATTCAAGTCCTTCTCGTCTTTATCATTGCTCTTGCTTTTAACGCATTGGCCAATATTCTCATTAAAGCGAGTTCTTTAGGCGACGAGGCTTCGAAACCGGAAGGAATCCAAGGAATTTTGCAAGTCATCTTCAATCCGATCTTTATCGGTGGTCTTGCTTCCTTCGGTTTGGCCCTTCTTGGTTATCGATTTGTTTTGGGAAAAGGTCTCAAACTTTCTCTTGCTTATCCCGTCTTTACGAGCGCCGGTTTTATCATCGTCTTAATCGTTTCTTCTTTTGCATTCAAAGAACGACTGACTTGGACTCAGTGGGCCGGTATCGTTCTCATTCTCGCGGGAGTTTGGCTCTGCGCGGCGAACATGTTCGAAGCGAAGTCTTGA